The proteins below come from a single Vibrio cyclitrophicus genomic window:
- a CDS encoding hybrid-cluster NAD(P)-dependent oxidoreductase: MSQLPSDQKASEQVPSLSQINVFPVKSVGGISLSSAWVEKQGLTFDRRFMLALADGSMVTARKYPKMVKVSSSLQPDGLIFTYEGKEPLRLKYTSFKMQEAPATVWKDSFTAYTTNDEADDWFSEVLGVRVELLFSGDQSNRVREKLGHNVSFADGYPMLVISQASLDELNRRSPETHSMDQFRTNFVVSNTEAFAEDGWKRIRIGEVEFESVKPCERCILTTVDVERGEFRETKEPLNTFSKFRANERGGVFFGQNLVAKNEGLVKAGDVVEVLETKEKEHYEDTWIESLHLTCVEREEIARDFTTFWLEPAKENHALPSYQPGQHLPIEMVIDGETVSRRYTLSSSPSRLGRLAISVKRVDDGQISNWLNDHFHVGDTLVAKNPDGAFYLEENPTHPLLLLSAGSGVTPMLSMLRYLADHGQIDDVVFYHQCSSEEDIPYQAEIDKIASEHTGLRVIYSLSQPTKEWDGLSGRLSVSHIAKIEELHKRQAFVCGPDGFMDNAKKLLIQMGLNPQHYHQEAFGVAQSTDETVKQLQLSVNGYLFEGNNQSTLLEQAESAGVPIASSCRAGFCGACKVTLESGQVHQPDVPALQEHERNMGQILACCSVPQTDIEVVD, translated from the coding sequence ATGTCGCAGCTACCGTCAGATCAAAAGGCTTCAGAGCAAGTGCCTTCTCTATCTCAAATCAATGTGTTTCCGGTTAAATCAGTAGGTGGGATTTCACTCTCTTCTGCTTGGGTCGAAAAACAAGGTCTCACCTTCGACAGACGTTTTATGTTAGCGCTAGCTGACGGTTCAATGGTGACGGCCCGTAAGTATCCGAAAATGGTCAAGGTATCTTCAAGTTTGCAGCCTGATGGTTTGATTTTTACTTATGAAGGTAAAGAGCCGCTGCGTTTAAAGTACACAAGCTTTAAGATGCAAGAGGCGCCAGCAACGGTCTGGAAAGACAGTTTCACGGCGTATACGACCAACGACGAAGCTGACGATTGGTTCAGTGAAGTGTTGGGGGTTCGAGTTGAGCTTCTGTTCTCTGGAGATCAATCGAATCGTGTTCGTGAAAAGCTCGGTCACAATGTGAGCTTTGCCGACGGTTACCCAATGTTAGTGATTAGCCAAGCCTCTCTTGATGAACTCAATCGTCGTAGTCCTGAAACTCATTCGATGGATCAGTTCCGCACCAACTTTGTTGTTTCTAATACCGAAGCATTTGCTGAAGACGGCTGGAAGCGTATACGAATTGGTGAGGTTGAATTTGAATCCGTTAAGCCTTGTGAACGGTGCATTCTCACAACGGTTGACGTTGAACGTGGTGAGTTTAGAGAAACAAAAGAGCCGCTTAACACTTTTTCTAAATTTAGAGCCAACGAGCGTGGTGGCGTTTTCTTTGGTCAAAACCTAGTTGCTAAAAATGAAGGTTTAGTCAAAGCAGGTGATGTCGTTGAAGTATTAGAAACTAAAGAGAAAGAGCACTACGAAGATACTTGGATAGAGTCGTTACATTTAACCTGTGTTGAGCGTGAAGAGATTGCACGTGATTTTACAACTTTTTGGTTAGAGCCTGCGAAAGAGAATCACGCATTACCAAGTTATCAACCTGGTCAGCATTTGCCGATTGAAATGGTTATTGATGGCGAGACGGTTTCACGTCGTTACACACTGTCTTCAAGCCCATCACGATTGGGCCGTTTAGCTATATCAGTTAAGCGTGTAGATGATGGTCAAATTTCTAACTGGCTCAATGATCACTTTCACGTAGGCGATACCTTAGTCGCGAAAAATCCAGATGGTGCATTTTATTTAGAAGAAAATCCAACGCACCCGTTACTGCTTTTGTCTGCCGGTAGCGGTGTAACCCCAATGTTGTCGATGCTTCGTTATTTAGCTGATCATGGTCAAATCGATGATGTGGTTTTCTATCACCAATGCAGCAGCGAAGAGGATATTCCTTATCAAGCTGAGATTGATAAGATTGCCAGCGAGCATACCGGTCTGCGTGTGATTTATTCTTTGAGTCAGCCAACCAAAGAATGGGATGGTTTGTCTGGGCGCTTGAGTGTGTCGCATATCGCTAAAATTGAAGAACTGCACAAGCGCCAAGCGTTTGTGTGTGGCCCTGATGGTTTTATGGATAACGCAAAAAAATTGTTAATTCAAATGGGGCTTAACCCTCAGCATTACCATCAAGAAGCATTTGGTGTTGCCCAATCCACTGATGAAACTGTGAAGCAACTGCAGTTGAGTGTAAACGGCTACTTGTTTGAAGGTAATAACCAATCAACGCTTCTAGAACAGGCAGAGTCGGCGGGTGTGCCTATTGCTTCTAGCTGTCGTGCTGGTTTTTGTGGCGCGTGTAAAGTGACACTTGAATCAGGGCAGGTTCACCAACCTGACGTACCAGCACTGCAAGAGCATGAACGTAACATGGGCCAGATACTGGCGTGTTGCAGTGTTCCGCAAACGGATATCGAAGTTGTGGATTAG
- a CDS encoding YqaE/Pmp3 family membrane protein: MNKLVIIILCVLLPPVGVFFARGAGKDLLINIVLTFFFWVPGMIHGLWVATR, from the coding sequence ATGAACAAACTCGTCATTATCATCTTATGTGTCCTGCTCCCGCCTGTTGGGGTGTTCTTCGCTCGCGGCGCAGGTAAAGATTTACTGATTAACATCGTCCTCACTTTCTTTTTCTGGGTGCCAGGAATGATTCACGGACTATGGGTCGCCACTCGCTAG
- the pyrC gene encoding dihydroorotase has protein sequence MTQLTITRPDDWHVHLRDGDVLKDTVRDISRYNGRALIMPNTIPPVTDTEMALAYRERIMAEQPSEQFQPLMALYLTDNTTPDEIRKAKESGAVVAAKLYPAGATTNSDSGVTSAQKIYHVLEAMQEVDMLLLVHGEVTTHDVDIFDREKQFLDTVLAPIVNDFPNLKIVLEHITTADAANFVKNANDNVAATITAHHLLYNRNHMLVGGIKPHFYCLPILKRNTHQLALIEAATSGSKKFFLGTDSAPHAKGAKESACGCAGSYTAHAAVELYAEVFDLEGKIENLEAFASHNGPDFYGMPRNTDTITLVKEEWNVAETMPFGSDIVVPIRGGETIAWSVK, from the coding sequence ATGACACAACTTACGATTACTCGTCCTGACGACTGGCACGTTCATCTACGCGATGGCGACGTATTAAAAGATACAGTGCGCGATATCAGCCGCTACAATGGTCGAGCGTTAATCATGCCAAACACCATCCCACCGGTAACCGATACCGAAATGGCTTTAGCTTACCGTGAACGCATCATGGCAGAGCAACCAAGTGAACAGTTCCAGCCTTTAATGGCACTTTACCTAACAGATAACACGACTCCTGATGAAATTCGCAAAGCGAAAGAGTCTGGTGCAGTTGTTGCAGCGAAGCTTTACCCAGCAGGCGCGACGACAAACTCGGATTCAGGCGTAACTTCGGCTCAAAAGATTTACCACGTGTTAGAAGCAATGCAAGAAGTGGATATGTTGCTTCTGGTTCACGGCGAAGTAACCACTCACGATGTTGATATCTTCGACCGTGAGAAGCAGTTCCTAGACACAGTACTCGCTCCAATTGTAAACGACTTCCCTAACTTGAAGATTGTTCTAGAGCACATCACAACCGCTGATGCTGCAAACTTCGTGAAAAACGCAAACGACAACGTAGCCGCAACAATTACAGCTCACCACTTACTTTACAACCGCAACCACATGTTGGTTGGTGGCATTAAGCCACATTTCTACTGCCTACCTATCCTAAAGCGCAACACTCACCAATTAGCGCTAATCGAGGCTGCAACAAGTGGTAGCAAGAAGTTCTTCTTGGGTACAGACTCTGCACCACACGCAAAAGGCGCAAAAGAGTCAGCATGTGGCTGTGCAGGTTCTTACACAGCGCACGCTGCCGTTGAACTGTACGCAGAAGTGTTCGACTTAGAAGGTAAAATTGAGAACCTAGAAGCGTTTGCAAGCCACAACGGCCCTGACTTCTACGGTATGCCGCGTAACACAGACACCATCACTCTTGTTAAAGAAGAGTGGAACGTTGCTGAAACCATGCCTTTCGGTTCAGACATCGTAGTGCCAATCCGTGGAGGCGAGACGATTGCTTGGTCTGTAAAGTAA
- a CDS encoding DUF808 domain-containing protein, whose translation MAGASLLTLLDDIATVLDDVALMSKVAAKKTAGVLGDDLALNAQQVSGVAAEREIPVVWAVAKGSFKNKLILVPAALLISAFIPWLIMPLLLIGGLFLCFEGAEKVLEKIFPHAHPHEEKSVENDTNESLEEYEKRKVAGAIRTDFILSAEIIVIALGTVTGTSIVTQILVVSLIAVVMTMGVYGLVAGIVKLDDLGFYLQRTSSGNAIKTKLGNGLVAFAPKLMKLLAVVGTAAMFLVGGGIVVHSVPVIHHLIEPIIMDFSGHTIATAIIPTLLNAVIGVLAGLFVVIVWGAIEKVRGK comes from the coding sequence ATGGCTGGAGCAAGTTTACTCACATTGCTAGATGACATAGCAACAGTGCTAGACGATGTCGCGCTAATGTCTAAAGTTGCGGCGAAAAAAACCGCAGGTGTATTAGGTGATGATTTAGCTCTGAATGCCCAACAGGTATCAGGTGTTGCTGCTGAAAGAGAGATCCCAGTGGTATGGGCGGTTGCAAAAGGCTCATTTAAAAACAAGCTGATCTTAGTGCCTGCAGCATTATTGATCAGCGCGTTTATTCCTTGGCTGATCATGCCATTACTCTTGATTGGTGGCTTGTTTCTTTGTTTTGAAGGGGCAGAAAAAGTATTAGAGAAGATCTTCCCTCATGCTCATCCACATGAAGAAAAAAGTGTAGAAAATGACACTAATGAATCCTTAGAAGAGTATGAGAAGAGAAAGGTAGCGGGTGCGATTCGGACCGACTTCATCTTGTCTGCAGAGATCATAGTGATTGCGCTGGGTACTGTAACGGGGACAAGTATTGTGACTCAAATTCTTGTTGTGAGTTTAATTGCAGTTGTGATGACGATGGGTGTTTATGGCTTGGTTGCAGGAATCGTGAAGCTAGACGATTTAGGTTTTTATCTCCAGCGTACATCGAGTGGTAATGCCATTAAAACCAAGTTGGGGAATGGGCTAGTTGCATTTGCCCCAAAACTAATGAAGTTACTTGCTGTTGTTGGTACGGCTGCGATGTTCTTAGTTGGTGGCGGTATTGTGGTACACAGCGTGCCAGTTATCCACCATTTAATCGAACCGATCATTATGGATTTTAGTGGTCATACGATTGCGACAGCGATTATTCCAACTCTGTTGAATGCCGTGATTGGTGTTCTTGCTGGATTGTTTGTCGTAATCGTTTGGGGTGCAATAGAGAAAGTTCGTGGTAAATAA
- a CDS encoding M14 family metallopeptidase gives MKSEYFYPIGQPGQKWQQAEREAWFTQRTVKREYQQEVVPKIKALADRLDIEQYGALSYDEARFPLFAIKSKNWDASKPTVLVTGGVHGYETSGVHGAIKFAATQAEQYSAHFNIVVAPCVSPWGYEVINRWNQNAVDPNRSFYDSTPAEESANLRALVASLPKVLVHVDLHETTDSDETEFRPALAARDGIEYIEGMIPDGFYTVGDTENPQPEFQAAVIASVEKVTHIAPADDEGKIIGSDVTQHGVINYPMKKLGLCGSVTDCKYGTTTEVYPDSDKVTDEECNDAQVAAVTGALDYVIQHELNA, from the coding sequence ATGAAAAGTGAATACTTCTACCCAATCGGTCAGCCAGGACAAAAGTGGCAACAAGCAGAACGTGAAGCGTGGTTCACTCAAAGAACGGTTAAGCGTGAATACCAACAAGAAGTTGTACCAAAGATTAAAGCGCTTGCAGACCGCCTCGACATCGAACAATACGGTGCATTGAGCTACGATGAAGCTCGCTTCCCGCTTTTCGCTATCAAAAGCAAAAACTGGGATGCATCAAAACCCACGGTTCTAGTAACAGGTGGTGTACACGGTTACGAAACCAGTGGTGTACACGGTGCGATTAAGTTCGCGGCAACTCAAGCAGAACAATACTCAGCACACTTCAACATTGTTGTTGCTCCCTGTGTGAGCCCTTGGGGCTACGAAGTGATCAACCGTTGGAACCAAAATGCGGTCGATCCAAACCGCTCTTTCTACGACAGTACGCCAGCAGAAGAATCAGCAAACCTACGTGCGTTAGTGGCTTCTTTGCCAAAAGTACTGGTTCACGTTGACCTGCATGAGACGACAGATTCTGATGAAACTGAATTCCGACCAGCACTCGCGGCTCGTGATGGTATTGAGTACATCGAAGGTATGATTCCAGATGGTTTCTACACGGTTGGCGATACAGAAAACCCGCAACCAGAATTCCAAGCGGCAGTAATTGCTTCAGTAGAAAAAGTAACGCACATTGCGCCTGCGGATGACGAAGGCAAGATCATTGGTTCAGACGTCACTCAGCACGGTGTGATCAACTACCCAATGAAGAAGCTTGGCTTATGTGGCAGCGTTACTGATTGCAAATACGGCACAACCACAGAAGTTTACCCAGACAGCGACAAAGTGACAGACGAAGAGTGCAATGACGCTCAAGTGGCTGCGGTAACCGGTGCTTTGGATTACGTAATCCAACACGAATTAAACGCTTAA
- a CDS encoding BCCT family transporter, translating to MSFKSKKYSIDSTDYQVGQDNVSKWGMDVHNTVFLASVGLSLLFIITLLALPPADAKAAIDSIKGAVLSKFDFLFMWGANIMLAFAVVLAFSPLGKVRLGGEDATADYSMSSWIAMLFAAGMGIGLIFWGVAEPTAFFTNWFGTPLNAEPFTEAGRELALGATVFHWGFHAWAIYGMTALCLAYFVYNKGLPLSMRSVFYPILGERVWGKTGDVIDVLTVLVTLFGLATSLGLGGTQAASGISHVFGLENNIFLQQAIIVLIMGLAIISVLRGMDGGVKFLSNLNMVIAFVFLGLIAVLNFTTVLDSVATAVTGYVKNIVALSQSSGREDTTWLHGWTVFYWAWWVAYAPFFGMFVARISKGRTVREFLLCVLIIPTLVTSAWMSIFGGVAIEQVINQVGQLGLDQGITDVSLSLFYMLDAYPFGNILSVIAVALIIVFFVTTLDSGSIVIDGMTAGGKLEVPVKQKVVWAVISGAIAMVMLWIGGTQSIQALQSITIIAALPFTIILLIGCVSLLKGLLTEVDKGQASVSETAK from the coding sequence ATGAGTTTTAAATCAAAAAAATACAGTATCGATTCTACTGACTATCAAGTTGGTCAAGATAACGTCAGTAAATGGGGCATGGATGTCCACAACACAGTTTTTCTAGCCTCAGTAGGCTTATCTCTTCTCTTTATCATCACTCTTCTTGCTCTTCCTCCAGCAGATGCTAAAGCTGCTATTGATTCTATTAAGGGTGCTGTTCTATCAAAGTTTGACTTCCTGTTTATGTGGGGAGCTAACATCATGCTAGCATTTGCTGTTGTTCTTGCTTTCTCACCATTGGGTAAAGTTCGTTTAGGTGGCGAAGATGCGACAGCAGACTATTCAATGTCATCTTGGATTGCGATGTTATTCGCAGCAGGCATGGGTATCGGGCTTATTTTCTGGGGTGTGGCAGAGCCAACCGCGTTCTTCACTAACTGGTTCGGAACCCCACTTAATGCAGAACCTTTTACAGAAGCAGGCCGTGAACTCGCACTAGGTGCAACCGTATTCCACTGGGGCTTTCATGCATGGGCTATCTATGGCATGACGGCGCTCTGTCTTGCGTACTTTGTTTATAACAAAGGTTTGCCGCTTTCAATGCGCTCAGTGTTTTATCCAATTCTGGGTGAACGTGTTTGGGGTAAAACCGGTGATGTTATCGACGTACTAACCGTACTGGTTACTTTGTTTGGTCTAGCAACTTCATTAGGCTTAGGGGGTACACAAGCGGCAAGTGGTATTAGCCATGTGTTCGGTTTGGAAAATAACATTTTTCTTCAGCAAGCTATCATTGTTCTAATCATGGGTTTGGCGATCATTTCTGTTCTACGTGGTATGGACGGTGGTGTTAAGTTCCTAAGTAACTTGAACATGGTTATCGCGTTCGTATTCCTTGGTCTTATCGCAGTATTGAACTTCACGACTGTACTTGATTCCGTGGCAACAGCGGTGACGGGCTATGTGAAAAATATCGTAGCTTTAAGCCAAAGTTCTGGTCGTGAAGACACAACATGGCTGCATGGTTGGACTGTGTTCTACTGGGCATGGTGGGTTGCGTATGCACCTTTCTTCGGCATGTTTGTAGCGCGTATTTCTAAAGGTCGCACGGTTCGTGAATTCCTACTTTGCGTACTGATTATCCCAACATTAGTAACTTCAGCTTGGATGTCTATCTTCGGTGGTGTGGCTATCGAACAAGTAATTAATCAGGTAGGGCAACTTGGCCTTGACCAAGGCATTACAGACGTTTCTCTAAGTTTGTTCTACATGCTAGATGCATACCCGTTTGGCAACATTCTATCTGTTATCGCAGTCGCGTTGATCATCGTGTTCTTCGTTACCACGTTGGACTCAGGTTCTATCGTTATCGATGGCATGACGGCAGGTGGTAAGCTTGAAGTGCCAGTGAAACAGAAAGTGGTTTGGGCGGTTATCTCAGGCGCGATCGCAATGGTGATGCTATGGATTGGTGGCACTCAATCTATCCAAGCACTTCAATCGATCACTATCATCGCAGCATTGCCGTTTACGATCATTCTTCTGATTGGCTGTGTCAGCTTGTTGAAAGGTCTACTGACTGAAGTAGATAAAGGACAAGCAAGCGTTAGCGAAACAGCGAAATAA
- a CDS encoding aldolase/citrate lyase/malate synthase family protein, whose translation MNMLTLDKTELHRNHSTFIAEAVFAVEMVKADKQLEKQRMAKQLLDTLFPLEAGSHEDVVSYEIDYRHVQVYFKNGEHTGLKRAKHFVAYTGDKSKPSAILFRDESGTHVEVTIGARKGTGHLELVDIQDIQLETCTTFGQTEVSRSSGIRHWVSLVKGDESGRSNASSEDKEFTAKNGEDYNLGFCYAL comes from the coding sequence ATGAATATGCTGACACTAGACAAAACAGAACTTCACAGAAACCATTCAACATTTATTGCTGAAGCTGTCTTTGCCGTTGAAATGGTGAAAGCAGACAAGCAACTCGAAAAGCAGAGAATGGCGAAACAGTTGCTTGATACTCTATTTCCTCTTGAGGCGGGTTCACACGAAGACGTGGTGAGCTACGAGATTGATTATCGACATGTTCAGGTTTACTTCAAAAACGGTGAACACACAGGCCTGAAACGCGCTAAACACTTTGTGGCTTACACAGGTGATAAATCTAAGCCTTCAGCAATATTATTCCGTGACGAAAGCGGTACACACGTTGAAGTGACAATCGGTGCTCGTAAAGGTACTGGCCACTTGGAATTGGTTGATATTCAAGATATCCAGCTAGAAACATGTACTACATTTGGCCAAACAGAGGTTAGCCGCTCTTCAGGAATCCGTCACTGGGTGAGCCTGGTGAAAGGCGATGAAAGCGGTCGCTCGAACGCATCGAGCGAAGACAAAGAGTTCACGGCGAAGAATGGCGAAGACTATAACTTAGGTTTTTGCTACGCGCTCTAA
- a CDS encoding cache domain-containing protein has translation MNISRIILIGCAVFAVISGIGLRAEHSETAKENEPVNVLEISEPHVVSDAERRAKTLLAKAVVHVQKEGDESVKDFMSSAEYIDGELYVFALGIDGQFLASGGSSMVLVGDSVLDTQDVYGNPFFREMITKAVHNGFGEVQYHWTNPTDRMGEPKTTFFERVGDVIVAVGYYPERSSATEAKRLLARAMTAMVESELDSIAEFNNSEGSFVEGDLYVFVIDMNSGKLLAHGVSPELVGRSHNEILSPDNKPILTEMLNLAKENGRGVYTYQWLNPLSRKVETKHTYYRVIDNKLVGVGYYTNSNST, from the coding sequence ATGAATATATCAAGAATTATCCTTATTGGTTGTGCCGTATTTGCAGTGATCAGTGGTATTGGATTACGTGCCGAACATTCAGAAACAGCGAAAGAAAATGAGCCAGTCAATGTGCTCGAAATTTCAGAGCCACATGTGGTCAGTGACGCTGAAAGAAGAGCCAAAACCCTGCTTGCTAAAGCGGTTGTCCATGTACAAAAAGAAGGCGATGAGAGCGTAAAAGACTTTATGAGTAGCGCCGAATATATAGACGGTGAGCTCTATGTATTTGCGCTTGGTATTGATGGTCAATTCCTTGCCAGTGGTGGCTCTTCAATGGTGTTGGTGGGCGACAGTGTTTTGGATACCCAAGACGTCTACGGTAATCCTTTTTTTAGAGAAATGATCACTAAAGCTGTGCACAACGGGTTTGGCGAAGTTCAGTACCATTGGACTAACCCTACTGATCGCATGGGCGAACCTAAAACGACCTTCTTTGAGCGTGTCGGTGACGTGATTGTTGCCGTGGGGTATTACCCAGAACGCTCCAGTGCAACAGAAGCTAAGCGGTTATTGGCAAGAGCCATGACCGCGATGGTAGAGTCTGAGCTAGACAGCATTGCCGAGTTCAATAATAGTGAAGGCAGCTTTGTTGAAGGAGACCTGTATGTGTTTGTGATAGACATGAACTCCGGGAAACTGCTCGCTCATGGCGTGTCTCCTGAGCTTGTCGGACGGTCACACAATGAAATTCTAAGCCCTGACAATAAGCCAATTCTTACTGAGATGCTGAATCTCGCTAAAGAAAATGGTCGTGGCGTTTACACCTATCAATGGTTAAACCCGCTGTCGAGAAAAGTGGAAACCAAACACACTTACTATCGAGTGATCGACAATAAGCTGGTTGGTGTTGGTTACTACACTAATTCAAACAGCACGTAA
- a CDS encoding TRAP transporter large permease codes for MESYLTLILFGGFLTLLILGAPITVSLAGASMAAYMLLDKNPIALVQIAFTSVGNFPLMALPAFVLAGALMEAAGISKRLVDIAESLAGPVTGGLGAATVMACLFFGAISGSGPATTAAVGMLMVPAMVKRDYDKSYASAVTAASGGLGIIIPPSIPLVIFGISAMGLMAPPEAIAQHGQFASLSIPKLFVAGVVPGFIMASTLVVTNYFIAKREGYKGLSENWSFGEVRHALRRGIWSILAPFLILGGIYSGMFTPTESAVVAIFYSLFVGVFIHRELSFKSTIKSLSTTTWITGRVLLILFAATVFGRLLIEQKIPVVVAESLLGFTDNMYMVWALTIVLLLFVGMFMETLAAIMIIVPVLLPIMYMLGADPTHVGIVVVCTLSIGFATPPLGENIFVASGIGGATVEQITAKIHPFVLASVVGVFVIAFFPQITLWLPSLVGY; via the coding sequence ATGGAATCCTATTTAACTCTAATTTTATTTGGTGGTTTCTTAACCCTGTTAATTCTGGGTGCACCAATCACAGTATCACTGGCCGGCGCTTCAATGGCGGCCTATATGTTGCTCGACAAAAACCCCATCGCTTTAGTACAAATCGCGTTCACTTCGGTGGGTAACTTCCCATTAATGGCGCTGCCAGCCTTTGTTCTTGCTGGCGCATTAATGGAGGCGGCGGGTATCTCCAAACGTCTGGTGGATATTGCAGAGAGCTTAGCCGGACCCGTGACGGGTGGCCTTGGCGCTGCAACCGTGATGGCGTGTTTGTTTTTTGGTGCTATCTCAGGTTCAGGCCCTGCAACCACAGCAGCGGTAGGCATGCTAATGGTGCCTGCAATGGTTAAGCGAGATTACGATAAGAGTTACGCATCGGCAGTAACGGCTGCATCAGGGGGCTTGGGGATCATTATTCCGCCATCCATCCCGTTAGTTATTTTCGGCATCTCAGCAATGGGATTAATGGCACCGCCTGAAGCCATCGCTCAACACGGGCAATTTGCTTCTTTATCTATTCCTAAATTGTTTGTTGCAGGCGTTGTTCCTGGCTTCATCATGGCATCTACACTCGTTGTCACTAACTACTTCATTGCCAAGCGAGAAGGCTATAAAGGGCTGTCTGAGAATTGGTCATTTGGCGAAGTAAGACATGCTTTACGCCGTGGCATATGGTCGATACTGGCTCCATTTTTGATTCTCGGAGGTATCTACAGCGGTATGTTCACACCAACAGAGTCAGCGGTTGTGGCAATTTTCTATTCGCTGTTTGTCGGTGTGTTTATTCACCGAGAGTTATCGTTTAAAAGCACCATCAAATCATTATCGACAACCACATGGATTACCGGGCGTGTGTTGCTGATTCTATTCGCTGCAACGGTATTTGGTCGCTTGTTAATCGAACAAAAAATTCCGGTCGTGGTGGCTGAGTCATTACTAGGTTTCACTGACAATATGTATATGGTGTGGGCACTGACTATTGTGCTATTGCTTTTCGTCGGCATGTTCATGGAAACGTTAGCCGCGATCATGATTATCGTGCCAGTGCTGTTGCCAATTATGTATATGCTAGGCGCGGATCCAACCCACGTAGGTATTGTGGTGGTGTGTACGTTGTCGATAGGTTTTGCTACGCCTCCGCTCGGTGAAAATATCTTTGTCGCCTCGGGGATAGGCGGGGCCACGGTCGAGCAGATCACCGCGAAGATCCACCCCTTTGTTCTTGCATCCGTAGTGGGCGTGTTCGTTATCGCTTTCTTCCCACAAATTACGCTTTGGCTACCGTCCTTAGTGGGCTATTAG
- a CDS encoding TRAP transporter small permease, which translates to MSVAKTIKKHLNNIEEYTCCLLLASFVLLLFTQILTRQLFDYSIPWGDEVATYMFVWFAYLGAVVAAKMSAHNRVSFHFKFFPPIVQTVCETIADFLWLLFNGYFVYLSYDFVFNKMNLFWKSQTTGIPMKYFYMILPIAFSLMMLRIIWNNYERLFKGAKNEDPEVKELRKMTAQKSSQ; encoded by the coding sequence ATGTCAGTCGCTAAAACAATAAAAAAGCACCTTAACAACATTGAGGAATATACATGTTGTTTGTTGCTAGCAAGCTTTGTCCTATTGCTGTTCACACAAATCCTTACTCGTCAGCTTTTCGATTACTCCATACCTTGGGGTGATGAAGTCGCTACTTACATGTTTGTTTGGTTTGCCTATCTAGGGGCTGTTGTTGCGGCCAAGATGTCGGCGCATAACCGAGTCAGTTTTCACTTCAAGTTCTTCCCCCCGATTGTTCAGACCGTCTGTGAAACCATTGCTGACTTCTTATGGCTGCTGTTTAACGGCTACTTTGTTTATCTCAGCTACGATTTCGTGTTCAACAAAATGAATTTGTTCTGGAAGTCTCAGACGACAGGCATCCCAATGAAATACTTCTATATGATTTTGCCAATCGCATTTTCTCTAATGATGCTGCGCATTATCTGGAACAACTACGAGCGCTTATTTAAGGGCGCTAAGAACGAAGATCCTGAAGTCAAAGAACTGCGCAAAATGACGGCACAAAAGTCATCACAGTAG